The sequence TCAATGACATCCTCTTTTGTTAATTTTAATTTACTAAATCATAGTATACTGTTTTAAGGCTTCATATTCTTCAATATAATTACCATCTAATCCATATGTTACCACTGCTGTCATCTTATTTCTCATATAACTACTTATAAAGCGATTAAAGTCAGGATCCTCTTTTTTCAATGGTCCTCTGAATTCCGCAGGATCTGCTGACATTTGTGTACATTTTCCCAAATGTATCACATCGCAAGTTGATGCAAATCTTTCCATAAACCATTCAAGATTAAGGTTTGGCCATATAGGTTCAAATCCCTTTTCAAGAAGCAGAACTTTCCATATATCAAGTGTTGTATGGAATCTGTTCCCAGGAATCGCTTTATTAAGTTCTTCTACCATATATACAGGTTCATCAAGCCAGCAGCTGTTATGGGTATCCATAACACCGTTTTCTATCGATATATCAACGTTAGGATATTTAGGAAGAAGCTCTATTCCTGCATCAATTACCTTCTCACAATAATAATCTTCGAAGGCTCTTAAAGAACATGTGCAATGTATTATAAGGCTTACTTTATGCCCCCTGTATCCAGCAACATGCTCTGCAAACTCCATTAATACGTCAAGTGCCATATGGCCTTCTTCTCTCGCAAGATCTATCAGGGAAAAGCCTGTATCATGATAAAAAGGCGAATGAATAGAATAACATTCAAAATCAATCGCATCCATATTATACTGTTCTGCAGTATAAGGTTCCTTTACACTCAGATAAATTTCCAATGTTCTCTCTGGCAGCATTGCAATTTTGTCTTTATCAAGGCTGCAATAGCTTTGAATTATCATTTTTTTCCTCCGATTTATTACAACAAAACTAATATGCACTATTTAAACAATAACACTATTTTTTGTAAAAGGGTGTTTTATTTAAGAGACATAAAGCCTTATTTATCAACTTTTCCGAGGATTATAACATCATGCCACCTTATGAAGTTTACCTATAAATTCGTCAAAAGAATCTGCAACTTTATATATACATTTTTCTTCTGTTGACTGCTCAAGAATAAAGTCATTATCCCAAAGATAAACCCCGGTATTCCCATCCTGACACTTTAGCAGAAGTTTTCCCGTTTCCATTGTTTCTCCTATTATTATTGTCTTTTCAGGAAGTTCATCTGCATATTCATCATAATATCTTTCAATGTCTGATCCATTATAAACACCTATTCCCAATAGTTCGTCCATATATATGCTGTTTCTTTCACCCTTAAGACAAAATCCAATATATTCTTCACCAAATGCCATTCCATTTGAATTTTTTAAAAAATTGCTATAATCCTTAGGTAACTTAAATTTTATCTTATCGGTAAATTCGCGCAATCTTTTACTCTTAAATCCCCCAGGCTTCTTTAACATTATCCCCTCCAGATCACACATTTTAATATCATTGATGCTATTTCTCTATATCGATCCCTGATTAATATTATATTTTTTATTCTAACATAAGATGTTCTGATTTATAAACAATTATCTTTTAAAATAAAAAAAGGCGGTTAACGAAATCTGATTCCGTAACTGCCGTTATAGAAGTTAAATCTATCTATAAAAAGGCTTCCTGCCTTTATTGCTGAGGGAGTGCATCCGCCATTTTGGCGGATGCAAGAGGTTTAATGAAAAAGAGTTTTTTGCTTTATCTTCTGCATTGGTTTTTCCTTTGCATGAGATAATAATAAACTCAATCTGTGAATAAAATTCGAAGGAAACCTCTATCTTTTGTGTCCTAAAATTAAAGACTTTATAAAATTCATAATCTCCCTATTAATTAGCCATTCCTACAGACCTTAAATAATTTATAATACCTACCGCATCAGCATGCGCTGCAGCCTGAAGTCCTGTTGATGAAAGTACTGCTCTGTCTGACGCGTTATCAATATAACACTGTTCAAGGATTATCGTTGGTATTCCCAATGCGGTACCATGCCTTATTACTCCGTAATAATCACCCTGGGTTCCAAGTCGCCCAAGCACTCCCTTATTGACATATCCTAATGCTGTTGTCTGCTGAAGTATCGAATTTCCAAGCTGTATTCCGGTTACTGAATTATTTCCTCCTGCTACAGATGCAAAAACCACGCATCCGCTTTTATCGTGAGGACCAGATACATTAAAATGAATACTGATGAGTATATCTGCGCCATAATATTTTGCAACAGCTGCTCTATCTGCAAGTGACAAATCAACATTATTATTATCTCTTGTAAGATATACTGTAACCCCTGCTGCTTCAAGCTCTGACTTGATCTGCTTTGCCACCTCAAGATTCATAGGAGCTTCATAGTATGGATCAACTGCAGCTCCGGGAGCTGTAATTGTCCCGTTTCCATGCCCAGGATCTAATACTATTACCGCAGCTTCTGCCATCACTGCAGTTCCAAATACACATGCAGCAGTTACCAGTATTGTACCCATAAATTTTTTAATACGATTTTTCATAAAAAAAACTAAACCCTTTCTGTTACTCTTCTATAATTGTGCGCTAAATCAAAAACAATTTTAACATACCAAGATATATTTATCATTAAAATTATTCCTGACGACTGTCTGTCTTTTCGTTTTCTTTATTACTCCAACGTATATATATAACACTTCCTATCGCTGCAAGAATCAATGTCACTCCCATTGCTGCAGCAAATCCCGCCTTATTTGACTCAGCCATGGCACTCCCACTATAAGTTGATATAAGAATTGCAGGAAACCTTCCCACAAAAGTGATAAAAAGCCAGTCCCTGAGTTTTATATCTGTAAGTCCCACTCCATAACTTAATAAATCCTTAGGTGTTCCGGGAATAAGAAAAAGCATGAATAAAACTATTTCCTTTTTCTTATTTAATTGTAAAAATCTTATCGATTTGATTTTTTCATAGCTGAAAAATAGCTCTGCAAATCCAATACCAAATTTTCTCACAAAAACAAAAACAAGCAGACTTCCTATCGTCGTTGAAATATCTGCTATCAAAGCTCCCTTTATCATCCCAAAAGCATAGCCGGCGGCAATCTGAAATGGTCCCCCAGGAATCACTGCTGCTATCACCTGTAATATCATTGCAACGCAAAAAGATATTATTCCTACTATTCCGCGCTGATCTATATACTCTCTGAATTTTAACGGATTGCTGCTCATTCTTAAAACTGGCACGCATAAATCATAAGTAAGGATAGCAACTGTAATTATTGATCCCACAATAATAAGCATTCCCAGAATTTTTTTCTTTATATTTTTTTCTGACAATAAAATATCCTCATATAAAATAAAACGGCCCTGTAATTTCTTACGGGCCGCAGACTATAAAATATTCTGTTAAAAATCATATTAAAGTTTCTTAATTCTGTCAATTGCTGCAAGAGTATTTTCATGACTTCCAAATGCTGTAAGTCTAAAATATCCTTCTCCTGAAGGACCAAATCCGGATCCAGGTGTTCCAACTACATGTGCACCGTCCAAAAGATAATCAAAAAATTCCCAGCTTGTCATTTTATCAGGTGTTTTAAGCCATATATAAGGGGCATTTACGCCTCCATATACTGTATAACCTGCCTCCTTAAGTCCTTCTCTTATTACTTTCGCATTCTCCATATAATAGGAAACAAGTCCTTTAATTTCTTTCTGGCCTTCTTCCTTAAATACTGCTTCTCCTGCTCTCTGTTGAATATATGGAGCTCCATTGAACTTTGTTCCATGTCTTCTGGCCCAGAGCTGATAAAATGAGTTACCCTCTGCATCCTTAAGATCATGCGGAACCACAGTATATCCAAGTCTTACTCCAGTAAATCCTGCATTTTTAGAAAATGACCTCATCTCTATCGCACAGGTTCTTCCTCCTTCACATTCATAAATAGAATGCGGAACATCATCCTCTGAAATATATGCCTCATATGCTGCATCGAATAGAATCACTGATTTATGCTCATTTGCCCAGTCTACCCATTTCTGAAGTGCAGATTTTGTCATTGCAGATCCTGTCGGATTATTCGGAGAACATATATATATAACGTCTGGTATTTCCTTTGGAAATTCAGGACTAAAATTATTCTCTGCTGTGCATGGCATATATATTACATTGCTCCACTGCTCAGTTTTTTCATCAAATATCCCCGTACGACCTGCCATTACATTTGAATCAACATATACCGGATATACAGGATCCGTTACAGCAATACGGCAATCCTCTGAAAATATCTCCTGAATATTTCCAGAATCACTCTTTGCTCCATCAGAAACAAAAATCTCATCTGCTGCAATATCACATCCTTTAGATTTATATTCATGATCAGCAATTATATTTCTCAAAAAATCATAACCGAGATCCGGTGCATATCCCCTGAAAGTCTCTTTTTTTCCCATTTCATCAGTAGCATCATGGATTGCTTTAAGTATAGACGGTGTAAGAGGTTCCGTAACATCTCCGATTCCAAGTCTTATGATCTCAATATCCTTATGTGTATCACTGTATTCAGATACTTTTTTCGCTATATTTGAAAAAAGATATGAACCTCTGAGTTTCAAATAATTAGGATTAACTTTGAGCATTTAATTTCCTCCAAATTTAACTAGATTTACAGGTTTCAATTATCTATCTTTGTGGAAAATTTTCCATAGGATCGGACATTTTTTCAATTTCGCCTTCAAATACTGTTTCCGCAGGTCCTGTCATAAATACATGTCTGTTATCTCTGTCCCAGCGTACTTTCAGATCTCCGCCCTGAAGCTTAATAGTTACTTCATCTTCTGTAAGACCATTAAGAATCGCAGCTACAGCCGAAGCACATGCACCTGTTCCACAGGCAAAGGTCTCACCGGAACCTCTTTCCCATACTCTCATATCAAGATTTTTCCGATTCCTTACCCTTACAAATTCTGTATTTATACGTTCAGGGAAAGCCTTATGATTCTCAAATAGCGGACCTATGGTTGAAAGTTTAAGATCCGATTCATCATGATCAATAAATACTACCGCATGAGGATTTCCCATTGAAACGCAGGTCACATGATATTCATTTCCCTCTACTTCTATAATCTCATTTACAACTTTCTCTTTATCGCAGGCAAATTCAGCAGATACAGGAATTTTTGACGGTATAAGTATCGGTTCTCCCATATCTACAGTAACTTCAGATACCTTGCCATTAGTAACTTTCATATTCAAAGTCTTGATTCCTGCAAGAGTATCAACTGTTATCACCGTTTTTTCAGTCATTCCATGATCATATACATATTTTCCAACACAGCGAATACCATTTCCGCACATCTGTGCACGTGATCCGTCCATGTTATACATTTCCATTTCAAAATCAGCCTTATCAGACGGATTTATAAATATCAGACCGTCAGAGCCTATTCCAAAATGCCGGTCACTAAGTTTTACAGCTGCTTCAGCATGATTTTCTATTTTTTCCGTAAATCCATTTATATACACATAATCATTGCCACATCCATGCATTTTGGTAAATCTTATCATATGATCTCTCCTTTAAGATTGTATTAAAAAAGGGCATAAAAGGCTTATTTAAAGCCTCTTTGCCCTAATTAAAAAGTATATTATTGTTAAAATTCCTTGTCAATGACTATTTATTAGCAATTATTAAGAATTTTCCAATTGACTTCACAAGACAGTACTTCTATAATCATTGTAAGAGTTAAATCGTAGATTTACGGATACTTTTCAAGCTATCTGTAGCAGCGCTGTCGTTTAAGATGCGAAGCGCTTTTTAATTTTTTAAATTCCCTATAAAACACACAAGAAAGGTGAAAAAATGTCAGTAAAGTACGTATTTGTAACAGGCGGAGTGGTTTCAGGACTTGGAAAAGGAATAACTGCTGCATCTCTCGGACGTCTTCTTAAAGAAAGAGGATACAATGTAACCATGCAGAAGTTCGATCCATATATTAATATCGACCCGGGTACAATGAATCCTGTACAGCATGGAGAAGTATTTGTTACAAACGATGGCACCGAAACTGACCTTGATCTTGGTCACTATGAGCGTTTTATAGATGAGTGCCTGGATAAAAATTCTAACGTAACAACAGGTAAAGTTTACTGGTCTGTTCTCTCAAAAGAACGCCGTGGCGATTATGGCGGCGGAACAGTTCAGGTTATCCCACATATCACAAATGAAATCAAAAGCCGTTTCTACAGAAACGACGGTTCAGATGATATGCGTATAGCAATAATTGAAGTCGGCGGTACTGTCGGCGATATTGAAAGTCAGCCTTTCATTGAATCCATTCGCCAGTTCCAGCATGAAGTCGGTCATGAAAATGCAATACTTATTCATGTAACCTTAATTCCTTATCTTAAAGCTTCTCAGGAACTTAAGACCAAGCCTACCCAGTCAAGTGTACGCGACCTCATGGGACTTGGAATACAGCCCGATATAATAGTATGCCGTACCGAAATGGAATTGTCAGAAGATGTAAGAGATAAGATTGCTCTCTTCTGTAATGTCCCACCAAAGAATGTAATACAGAACCTTAATCTTCCTACAGTATACGCAGCACCTATCGCTCTTGAAAAAGAACACCTTGCTGATGATGTATGTGAAGCTCTTCAGCTTGAAAATGTCAGACCTGATCTTACAGAATGGTCAACCATGGTAGATAAGCTCCTTCACCCTAAAAGAACGGTGCGTATCGCCCTTGTTGGTAAATATGTAAGTCTTCATGATGCATATATCAGTGTCGTTGAGGCATTAAGACACGGAGCTATAGCAAATGATGCAGATACAGATATTAAATGGATTTCATCTGAAGATATCACAGCTGATAATGTAGCAGAGCTTCTTGGAGATGTTGATGGACTTATTGTTCCGGGTGGTTTTGGAAACCGAGGAATTGATGGAATGATAGAAGCCATTAAATATGCAAGAGAAAATAATCTTCCGTATCTTGGAATCTGTCTCGGAATGCAGCTTGCAATCGTTGAATTTGCAAAACATGTTATAGGATTCAGAGATGCAAACAGTACGGAACAGGATCCTCAGACTTCCCATCCTCTTATCCATATCATGCCGGATAAAGATGGCATTGAAGATATCGGAGGTACCTTAAGACTTGGTTCTTATCCTTGTGTTCTTGATAAGAGTTCTAAAGCCTATGAGCTCTATGGCAGTGAAAATATTGAAGAACGTCACCGTCACAGATATGAAGTAAATAATTATTACAGAAAAGACCTTACAAATGCAGGATTGAAGCTTTCAGGACAGTCTCCTGACGGACATATAGTTGAGATGATGGAACTTCCATCTCATCCATGGTTTATTGCAACGCAGGCTCACCCCGAATTTAAGTCTCGTCCTAACAGACCACATCCTCTTTTCAGAGGTTTCATTGAAGCTTCTATCAAGCATTCAGAAAATAAATAACTAATAAAAAAGAGAAACCGGGATTAACCCCAGGTTTCTCTTTCATTTTTCTTCTTATTCTGTTTATAGTTTGCGTAAATCCTTCGGATTCCCTCGGCAACAATCACCAGACAAAAATTAATCAAAACAATTCCAAAGCCCGATAGCGCCGCGTCTGCAATACTTTCCATTTTATTTAACTGTTTCCTCCTGACCAAAAGGTCATAAAAAAATCATATAATGTTACTTAGATAAAGTTTACATTAAGAGAAATTTATTGTCAAACATCTGTTAATCCTCAGATTCTTCCTCTTCAGTCTGATTCTCAGTCAGATTCTGCTTCATAAATTTTTTAATTCCGTTAAAAGTAGTTTCACTGATTATATGCTCTATTCTACAGGCATCATTTTCAGCTGTCTTTGCAGAAACACCGGCTGTCTTCATCAAAAACTTTGTAAGTGTCTTATGCTTATCATATACTTTTGTAGCTTTTCTTTTTCCCTTTGCAGTAAGTTCAAGCTCACCATCCGTATCCATTACAAGATAACCATCTTTTTTTAGTATGCTTACCGCACGGCTTACACTTGGTCTGCTGTAACCAAGCTCCCTTGCCACATCTACAGAACGCACAAAACCATTCTTTCTTTTAAGTCGGTATATAGTTTCTATATAATCTTCTCCTGATTCATACATCTGGCTTTTTCCTTCACTCTTTGTGTTTTGCTGCACGGATCTTGTTGAGCTCTTTGAGTTCTTTTTGTTCACTGGCATAATGTTCGCACGCTCCTCCCCCACTGCACATACTGCATCCAGCGCAGTGACCTTTCTTTTTTTCACTGATCAGATAACGAATAATCAGTACACATATAATAAAAAGTGCAGCAATAATAATAACATTTATCATAAAAAACCTCCAAACTACCTATATTAATAAGTTAGCACATTCTAACAGTTTTTTCAATCTTGCAGAGATCATATAAAATCCTTTACCTTCTCTGCTATTTCTTTTTCTGCTGCTTTTACGATTTCATAAAAATTCATTGCGGAAAGCCGTCTTGCTCCGGAACCAAAAACAATTATCTGCTCTATGGCATCGCTGGTTGCTACTGTTACGGCATATTTTTTTCCAAGCTCCTTTGCTGCCTGTTCTATATATAAATCTGCAGTTTCGGCTTCCTGGGTGAATATGACATCTATATTATTATATCTGTATATATGTCTCTGTCCACCGGGTACCTTATAGGCATCAAATACTACAATGATCTCATAGTCAGAAATACCTGCATAATTTGAAAGAATATCCAAAAGTTTGTCCCTTGCAGATTTTAGATCCTTGGACGCCAAAGATTTTAAGCTTTCCCATGCAAATATTATATTATATCCGTCAACCAAAAGGTAATCCTTTAATCTTTCTTTTTCCTTGAATTTGTAAGGTTTTACCTCTTTTTTTTCTTTTTTCTCGCCTAAAAAATCAGAGTTATTATTATAATTTCGTTCTTTTATAGGTCCATATGTTCTTTCAAAAATCATTTTAAGTTCGGCATCTGCCGCCATTCTGTCAAGTTCTTTTTCCTTAAAGCTCCTTTTATCTTCTTTCTCTCTTACTGCTTTCTGCGCAGCATTTTTTAACTCTTTATCATAATCATACTCTTCTTCTGAACGATCCCATCCGCTATCAATATGCATATGATCTCTAACTTTATTCCATGGCACAACAGTTCCTGCACCATGCATACAGAAAACTGATGATGATGGATTTTCCAGATCTTTTTCAGGATCATATTTCTTCATTTCCAATATTTCTTCCGTATTATGACAAGGTTCATATCCGGATAACCATACAGATATATTTCCATGACCTCCAGTATATGACTTAAATGACATGCTATAATCACCATATTCCGATGCCGGTATTTTTCCCGTCAGTACAGCCATATCCCCATTATTTTCCGGAAGACCGAAACTTCCTCCCATTTCAGAAATATCACTCATAAGTTTTCCTATACTGCTTTCTGGGAGATTTGCTGAAAAACTTAGAACCGGTTCAAGCAGAACATTTTCTGCAGACATCAGTCCCTGTCTTACTGCTCTGTGCACAGCTTCTCTGAAATCTCCGCCTTCAGTATGTTTTTCATGCGCTTTTCCAGCCAGGAGAATTATCCTGACATCTGTAAGTTCAGATCCTGTAAGTACTCCATTAAATTTCTTGTTTTCGAGAATAGATATGATCAATTTCTGATAATTAATAGCAAGCTGATCTGTAGAACATCTAGTTTCTATTTTTATACCGCTTCCTTTTTCTCCTGGCTCAATAAGCAGATGAACTTCAGAATAATGCCTTAATGGTTCAAAATGCCCAACTCCCTCTACCGGAGCCGCAACAGTTTCCTTATAAATCACTTCCGGCGATGTAAATTCAATATCATAATCAAACCTGTCTTTTGCTATCTTTTTGATGATCTCTGCCTGTACACTTCCCATTAATTCTATTGAAATTTCATTGTTTTCTCTATTTATATCTGTCCTTAACGCAGGATCTTCTTCCTCTAACATTTTGAAATTCTTATAAGCAGTCATTAAATCTGTATTTTCAGGAAAAATTATCCTATATCGCATGACACTTTCAAGAAGTTTAGGTTTCTCATCTGTTACATTTCCAATACTCATTCCTTCCCTTGCATTTGCTAGTCCTGTAACCGCACATACCTGCCCAGGATAAGCCTCGTTAACAGACTTAAATTTTGATCCGGAATATATTCTTATTTCATCCGTTTTTTCATCATTTCCATTGATATTTAATGCTGTTTTAACCTTTAGTGATCCTCCTGTTATTTTTATCCAGCACAGCTTTTTGCCTTCTTCACGCGATATCTTAAATATCCTTCCCGAAAATTCATTTTCATATTCAGGAACAGTCGCATAATCATCTATAAGAGCTATAAGATTATCAATACCGTCCTGTTTTAGTGCTGAACCAGAACATACCGGTATCAACTGACATTTTTTTACAAGATCCTTTATGTCTGAAAGCGAAATAATTTTTCCATCAAGGTATTTTTCAAGAAGTTTTTCGTCAAGAACAGCAATTTCCTCATAAAAATCTTCTACTCTATCATCCTTAAAAAAATCTATGACTCCTGTTTTTAATTCATTTCTTAAATCATTGATTATACCTTCTTTATCAGTATCAGGCTGATCCATCTTGTTTATAAAAACAATTGATGGAATCTTATAATATTTCAAAAGTCTTATTATCACCCTTAACTGTCCTGTGATCCCATCAGAAGCACTTACTATTATCACCGCCAGATCAAGAACAGATAAAGTTCTCTCCATTTCAGACGAAAAATCAGCGTGTCCAGGAGTATCAATTAAACTGATATTATATTTTTCAGTTTCAAATACCGCCTGCTTTGAAAATATGGTAATACCACGTTCTTTTTCTAATTCAAAAGTATCGAGAAATGCATTTCCATGATCAACCCTTCCAATAGACCTTATAGCATTACATTTGTATAAAAGTGCTTCAGAAAGAGTTGTTTTTCCGGCATCAACATTAGCAAGCATTCCCATGACAAGATTTTTTTTCATTATTGACTCTCCTGTCTAATCCCAATTGTTCAAAAAAGTATAACACAGCGGAATTGTATATGTCAGTAAATTAACATTCTATTCTATTTATTAAAAAACAAGCCAAAACAAAATGATATACAAATGTATATCATTTTAATATACATTTGTATATCATTTTTTATATGTTAAAAAAAATCATATTTAATAATATTAGCAATCCAATTCACTACTTGCTCATAACTCATGGCACTTCCCGCCTCAAGTTAAAAATTAATGCTTGAATTATTATTGATTTTCATTTATTTTATCATTATTAAAATGATATACATTTGATATACTAATGTATATCATTTTAATATACATTAGTATATCAAATGTATATCAAGGAGGTATGTATGAAAATAATCGCTGTCGCAAATCAAAAGGGTGGTGTCGCAAAAACAACATCAACTTACAATCTTGCAATTGCCAAGGCAATATCCGGTTCAAAGGTTCTTATGATCGACCTGGATCCGCAGGCATCCCTCACCATAGCCTGTGGTATAGAACCTGGTGAGGATAGATTAGACGGATTCAGTACAGTTGACCTTTTTAATAAAAAAAAGGATCCGATTGATACAGCTTTTGAGGTAAAAACTGTCGGACTTCCTGAAAGAGTATATATAATTCCTTCAGATCCCAATTTGGATAATACTGTTAATTACATTGGATCTCTTGATGAGAAAATTTATTTTATAAAGGATGCCTGCGAAAAATTTGCTGATTATGATTTTGATTATATTTTTATCGACTGTCCTCCAAATTTAGGTGTCCTCGTCACAAATGCACTTGTAGCTGCAGACGAAGTAATAATACCAGTAAAAACAGACTATCTTTCATACAGGGGAGTTGAACTTATAATGGGCTCTGTTGAAAAGGTAAGGTCAAATAAAAGAATGAATCCTTCTCTTAAAGTAAGAGGAATCATTCCAACCATGTTCAGAGGAGTGACTAATGACCATAAAGAGATTCTGTCTATCTTAAAAAAGCAAGGCGAAATTCTTGGAATCGTAAAAGAATCTGTAGCAGCCTCAAAGGGTGATATAGATGGTGTTCCTGCCGTCATTTCAGATCCAAAAAGTGATGTAGCAAAATCATATTTTGAAATTGCAAATAAACTATGATATACAAATGTATATCATAGTAATATACATTTGTATATCATTTTAAGGAGACTTTAATTTATGGGTGATATGATCAAGAAAAAAATAACTACTGCTGACAAAATTGAAGCTAGAGAAAAAAGAAAAAAAGAAACTGTACATATCGAGAACAATACGATCGAAAATTTATCAAAAAGACCTGTTACAAAAGATAAGGCGATTTCTTTGAGAATAAATGGAACAAATTATCTAAAGTTAAAAAAAATCTGTAGTTCCCGTGGATTCAGTGTAAATTCATGTATCAATATGTTAGTTTCGGATTTTATAAAAGATAATTCTAATTTTCTAGATGATAATTGAATACAGTTATCATTTTAATATACAAATGTATATCATATTACTATACATTTGTATATCATATTGATATACATTAAATATGTTAGGTAACATTCATTTGAAAATAAATCTTTGACGAAGTCGTTTAAAATTGAATTTTACTATTTATGATGCAATTTTTCAAAAATCTATAATTTTTTAATGAGATAAAAATCTAAAAAAAAATAATATATTCTGGATTTTAAGTTGAAACATATCTACCATGCCCATATTGACATGATAGAGCCCCTCTGAGCGATTTTTTTTATTAAATGATAAATTTATATGCTAAAAAATTAAAACGGGAATGAGGGGCTTGTAGACACCTTCTGGAAGGTTTGTCAAAAAAACGTTTTTTCAGACCTGGTTTGATAAAATTTATTAAATAGAAAACAACAACATCGGCGTAAGCCGCTTTTATTTTGTTGTTGTTTTAAAACAACATATTTAAATTTAAATTTAAATTTAAATTAGGACCCCACGTGAGCCCTTGAAAATACTAGCTTTTTCAAAAGTACTTCGACGCAAAAATGGGAAAACTTCGACGTAAAAATGGGAAAACTTCGATGCTGAAACGGGAAAACTTCGATGTTAAAACGGGAAAACTTCGATGTAATTATGGGAAAATTTAATAGGCGAACTTCGATGTAAAAATGGGAAAACTTCGATGTTGAAACGGGAAAACTTCGATGCAATTATGGGAAAGATATATTAGTTCGATGCAAAAATGGGAAAACTTCGATGTTAAAATGAGAAAAAAGGCTTTAGTTCGATGTAAAAAAAGGAAAACTTTAAAGTAATTATGGGAAAAATAGACCAGATTGATGTAAAAATGGGAAAATTAAAAGAGTATATTTTTTAGTTTAAAGTAATTATGGGAAAAATAAAAAAATGACTTAATAGTTTGATCTAATTATGGGAAAATTTTAAGGTAATTCTTGAAAAACCGAACAAAAAATAAATTATTTATAAAAAATAACGAGTATGTTACGCTTTAGCGGATTAAAACATCGACGTAAAAATAAGAAAAACTTCGATGTAAATTTAAGAAAAATCTT is a genomic window of Lachnospiraceae bacterium C1.1 containing:
- a CDS encoding TetM/TetW/TetO/TetS family tetracycline resistance ribosomal protection protein — encoded protein: MKKNLVMGMLANVDAGKTTLSEALLYKCNAIRSIGRVDHGNAFLDTFELEKERGITIFSKQAVFETEKYNISLIDTPGHADFSSEMERTLSVLDLAVIIVSASDGITGQLRVIIRLLKYYKIPSIVFINKMDQPDTDKEGIINDLRNELKTGVIDFFKDDRVEDFYEEIAVLDEKLLEKYLDGKIISLSDIKDLVKKCQLIPVCSGSALKQDGIDNLIALIDDYATVPEYENEFSGRIFKISREEGKKLCWIKITGGSLKVKTALNINGNDEKTDEIRIYSGSKFKSVNEAYPGQVCAVTGLANAREGMSIGNVTDEKPKLLESVMRYRIIFPENTDLMTAYKNFKMLEEEDPALRTDINRENNEISIELMGSVQAEIIKKIAKDRFDYDIEFTSPEVIYKETVAAPVEGVGHFEPLRHYSEVHLLIEPGEKGSGIKIETRCSTDQLAINYQKLIISILENKKFNGVLTGSELTDVRIILLAGKAHEKHTEGGDFREAVHRAVRQGLMSAENVLLEPVLSFSANLPESSIGKLMSDISEMGGSFGLPENNGDMAVLTGKIPASEYGDYSMSFKSYTGGHGNISVWLSGYEPCHNTEEILEMKKYDPEKDLENPSSSVFCMHGAGTVVPWNKVRDHMHIDSGWDRSEEEYDYDKELKNAAQKAVREKEDKRSFKEKELDRMAADAELKMIFERTYGPIKERNYNNNSDFLGEKKEKKEVKPYKFKEKERLKDYLLVDGYNIIFAWESLKSLASKDLKSARDKLLDILSNYAGISDYEIIVVFDAYKVPGGQRHIYRYNNIDVIFTQEAETADLYIEQAAKELGKKYAVTVATSDAIEQIIVFGSGARRLSAMNFYEIVKAAEKEIAEKVKDFI
- a CDS encoding ParA family protein; translation: MKIIAVANQKGGVAKTTSTYNLAIAKAISGSKVLMIDLDPQASLTIACGIEPGEDRLDGFSTVDLFNKKKDPIDTAFEVKTVGLPERVYIIPSDPNLDNTVNYIGSLDEKIYFIKDACEKFADYDFDYIFIDCPPNLGVLVTNALVAADEVIIPVKTDYLSYRGVELIMGSVEKVRSNKRMNPSLKVRGIIPTMFRGVTNDHKEILSILKKQGEILGIVKESVAASKGDIDGVPAVISDPKSDVAKSYFEIANKL